The stretch of DNA GAGAACCTGCCGCTCCTCTGGCCTGAGATCCGCGAAGTCCTCGCTCCGACAAAGCTCAGCTACGAGGTCATCTTCGTCGATGACGGCAGCCGGGACCGGAGCGCGGAGATCGTGCGGGCCTTCCACGAGCAGGATCCGCGGGCGCGCCTCGTGCGGCTCAAGGCCAACGCCGGCGAGACCGCTGCGACCGACGCCGGCTTCAAATCCGTGCGCGGCCGATGGGTCGTGGTCATGGACGCCGACCTCCAGAACGACCCGCACGATATTCCGGGCATGCTCGCGCAGCTGGACCAGTGGGACGCGGTGACGGGCTGGCGGGTCAACCGGGGCACCGGTGACTCGTGGGTCCGCCGCGCGTCGTCACGCGTGGCCAACAGGGTCCGTAACGCGCTCACCGAGGAGACGGTCCAGGACAGCGGGTGCACCTTCCGCGCCTTCAGGCGCGAGTGTCTGCGCGACTTGGTCCTCTACAAAGGCTTCCACCGCTTCGTCCCGACGCTCCTCAAGATGCGCGGCTATCGCGTGCTGGAGGTGCCGGTCAACCACCGCCCGCGCCGATTCGGCGAGTCCAAGTACGGCATCGGCAACCGCGCCTGGAGCGCCTTCAAGGATCTCCTGGCGGTGCGCTGGATGAAGGACCGCCTGCTGCGCTATGAGATCGCCGAGGACCTGGGCGGCGAGGGCCCGAGCTACGAGAGGAGAACGCGAGAGTGAAGGTGTTGCTGATCGGGCTGGGGCGCTGGGGCGAGAAGCACCTGCGTGTGCTGGGCGAGCTGGGCTGCGAGGTGTGGGTCGCCGACGTGTCGGCGGAGCGCCGGGCTTTCGCCGTCAAGACGGGCGTGCCCGAAGCGCGCACGGTCGCCGATTTCCGCGCCGCGCTGCCCCACGTGGACGCGGTCGACCTCGTGACGCCCGCCGACTACCACCTGGTGCTCGCGAGCGAGTGCCTGCACGCCGGCAAGGACTGCTTCGTCGAGAAGCCGCTGACGCTGACCGCCGCCGAAGGCCGCGAGCTCGCTCACGTCGTCCGCTCCACCCGGCGCGTGCTCCAGGTCGGCCACATCTTCCGCTTCCATCCCGTGACGACCTTCATGCGCGAGCGGATTCGGAGCGGCTCGGTGGGGCCCGTGCGCTACTGCACGGGGCGCTTCGCGGGCTTCAAGCGCCCGCGCACGGACGTGGGCGTGACGCAGACGGACGGGATCCACTACTTCGATCTGTTCGCCCATCTGCTCGACCGCGAGCCGACGGCGGTCACGGCCACATTGCGAGATTTCCTCGGCCGCGGAATGGACGATCTCGGCTTCTGTGCCGTGGAGTACGGCCCAGTGCCCACCTTCGTGGAAGCCGGCTACTTCGCGCCCGGTACCTACCGCGACTGCGTGATCGTGGGCGAGCAAGAGACGCTGGCAGGCGACTTCGGCACAGCCGAGGTCAAGGTCCTCGCCAACCGCCACACCAGGCAGGGCAGTGCCTGGAACGCCCCCGAGGGCGCGGCCGAGACCCACAAGGCCACGGGCCCCGAGCCCTTGAGCCACGAGCTCAAGCTCTTCCTCGACGCCTGCGCCTACAGAACGGCGCCCGCGGTGGACGTGGAGGCGGGACTGCTCGCCCTGAGAGTCGTGGAGGCCGCGCACCAGTCGTCGAAGCTGGGGCGGCGGGTCCTCTTGTCCGAGTTGAGCTAGACCTCCTCGATCGCCCGATCCGCCCGCCTTTTCACGATCCGCCCGCTCCGGTGTCTCAGGGGATGCTGGATCCACCTACATCCTCGACGACAGGAGGCACCATGGGAGCCAAGCGGGAGCTATTCGAAAAGACCGAGCAGGAGTACGACGGGCTCAAGGCGGCCATCAAGGGCCTCGACGAAGCCCAGATGAGCCAGGTCTGGCTGGGGAGCTGGGGCGTGCGCGAGATCCTCGCCCACGTCACAGGCTGGCATCGGGAAATGATCCCGGCGCTGGAGCGGCTGGGTCGGGGGGAGGCGCCATATCCGGACGGCGCCTACGATGATTTTGACAGCTGGAATGCCCGGTTCGTGGAAGCCCGTAAGGGTCGGCCGTCGGCGGACCTCCTCCGAGAGGTGGACGCCTCCCATCGCGAGCTGCTGAGCGCCGCCTCCCGGCTGCCCGACGAGCACTTCGGTGAGGGCAAGTCGGCTTCGGGGCTGGTGGATGGCGTCGCGGCGGGTCACTACCGCGAGCACGCCGAGCAGATCCGCCAGTGGCGCCAGCGCTGAGACTTAGATCGGCGTAGTTGGCTGCCTGGCGGTGCATAGCGCCCGCGCCAGCGGCGCCCGCAGACGATGCGGCGTCACGCGTCGCAGAGCGATCTCGTCGCCGCCTACGAACGCGCCGAGGGAGAGGAGCGCCTCGGCGAGGCCCGCGATGGCCTCGCCCTGATCCACCGGTTCGCCTCCGCCCGGCGGCGTGCCCGCCTTCGCGAGCCACGGCTCGAAGTGCGCGTGGCGCACCTCGAGTCGCCGTTCGAGGCGATGGGCCTTTGCGTCGACGCGGCCGATGAGATTGCCCTGATGGAGGATCGGCAGCGTGTAGTAACCGTGCACGCGCTTGTGGCCCGGGGTGTAGACCTCGATACGGTAGTCGAGGCCGAAGAGGCGCTTCACTCGGTCGCGGTACCAGAGGAGGGAGTCGAACGGCGAGAGCAACGTGGTCCCTTGCGACGCTGACGGCGCCCGGCCCGCGCGAGCCAGCGTGGGTAAGTCACGCGTGAGCGCGAACCAGCGATGTCGCGACCCCTCGACTTCGATTTCAGCGACCTCGCCCCGCTCGATCATGGCGCGTAGCGCCTTCCGGCGCGCGCCGGGTCGGAAGCGGGGGAACGTCAGATAGCCGGTCAAGTCCGGCTCGGTCGTGGCCCCCATGGCGTGCAGCGAGCGCTCGACGTGCCAACGCTGAAACTCCTCGAGCGAGACCGTCTCGCACTCGCGCACGGCCGGGATCGCGCGCTCGAAAAGGTCGAAGCGCTTGGTGAAGTGACGCCGCGAGTGGATCGTGAGCGCACCGGTCATCCACAGGTAATGCAGCGCGTGCTGGGCGGGCCTCCAGCTCCACCACCCACCGCGGCCACTCGGGCGACGCCCCTCGAAGTCCGCGTTGCCCAGCGGTCCCTTGGCTGCGACCGCCGCTTTCACATCCCCCAGCATCTTCGGGTTCCGACGGAGCAGGTCCGACCAGCCGGTGTGGCGGACGCGATAGTCGAGCATGGCGCGATGCCACCACGGCAAGGCGGAGGTCGGCACCAGGCAGGCGGCGTGCGCCCAGTACTCGAACAGGAGCCGGCGGCGGTAGACGAGCCGGTCGAGCCGCGCGCGGTCGTACGGGCCGAACCGGCTCCACACCGTGAGGTAATGCGCGCGGTCCAGGACGTTGATCGAGTCCAGCTGGATCCCGCCCACGTCCTCGACGAAGCGGCCGAGGCGCTTTGCTGTCAGCGGGGCCGCGCGCGGTGCGGAGAGGTGCTGGCGCTTCAGGAACAGCGCGCTGACTGCGCGCAGCGGAACGGGCCGGCGGGGCATTCCCCGGAGACTACCACCGATGCCGCGTGCCGGTCTGAGGGAGCGGTGAAGACCAGGATGCCCATCGCGCTCCGGCCGATAGAGGAGGTCGCTGCGGTACTGCCGAAATACTCCCGCTGACGTTCGGGCCGACCGAGTACACTAAGCGGCACGCCCGCTGAGCAATCTTTGGTGCCGAAGGGGGGATTTGAACCCCCACACCCTTGCGGGCACATGGCCCTGAACCATGCGCGTCTGCCAGTTCCGCCACTTCGGCCCGAACAGCCTCACTAGGATACCGGGCGAGCCCGTGAAGTCAAGGGGCCCGCGGGTTTCGGGACACCATGACCGCTGACAAGGTCATCAGCACGAACCGCAAGGCGTACCACGACTACGAGGTCCTCGAGACCTACGAGGCCGGCATTGTGCTGCGCGGGACCGAGGTGAAGTCGCTCCGCGAGTCCCAGGTCAACTTCAAGGACTGTTACGCCGCCGTCGACAACGGCGAAGCATGGCTGATCGGCTGCTACATCGCGCCGTACCACCACGGCACCGACGCCAACCACGACCCGGAGCGGCGGCGCAAGCTCCTGCTGCACAAGAAGGAGATCGGGCGGCTTCTGGGGAAGGTCGCCGAGCGCGGGTTGACCCTGATCCCGCTTCGTCTATACTTCAAGGGTGGGCGCGCCAAGTGCGAGTTGGGCCTGGCGCGCGGCAAGAAGCTCCATGACAAGCGCGCGAGCCTACGCGAGCGCGAGGCGAAGCGCGAGATGGCGAAAGAAGCACGGGCGCGGCAGCGTGCCTGAAAGGGGGGCGACCGGTTTCGACGGGGATCAATGAAGCGCAGGTGGCATCCCGAGGTGCTCGCTCCTCGTAAAACTGTGGGCACGGTCATAGCTGCCGACAACCAGCTAGCTCTGGCGGCCTAACACCCGCCAGCGTCCTCCGCATCGGGTCAACGGGGTGCGGGTTCGGACGTCATATTCCGGAGACTGGCTCCGAACCCCGCTCTTGGGTGAGGGGCGAGACTTTTAGGAGCTGGCCGCCCTGACAACCAGCCGGTTGGAGGGATGGGTGGCGAGAGCACAAGACAACCGGCTATGGATGTAGATGCCTGTCGCGGAGGGTTTCCGGACGTGGGTTCAATTCCCACCGCCTCCACCATTCGGGGCCCGCAGCGTAAGCGCGCTGCGGGCCCTTTTGCTTCGCCTGCAGGCCTTTTGCTTCGCCTGCGGCCCGGGCGTTGATAGAATGGCGGGAGCCTTATATGCGTCCCATCTTCGTGCGATTCCTGGCCTCGTTCATGCTCTGCTGTGCCGCCCTGGCGGGGATGTCTCCCGCCGAGGCCGCCTCCGCTCGCCCGGCCGCCGTCGAGATCAAGGGACCCAAGGGCGCTCTCGGCCAGCTGCCCCTCCAGGTGATGGACGACGGCGGCTCTTACGTCGCCGCCGAGCGTCTGGCCGGTCTTCTCAAGGGCTCCTGGGCCGTCAAGGGCAAGACGGGCACGCTGACGGTCGCCAAGCGGAGCGCCATGTTCAGCCGCGACCAGTCGCGGCTGACCCTCCAGGGCCAGGCTCTCGTCCTCGAGGGAGCCCCGCGCGTCACCGCCAAGGGCTGGCTCATCCCGGCGGACTTCCTCGACAAAGGGCTGGGCCGACTGGTTCCGGGCGTGAGCGCCGCGCGGCCCGCCCTGGCGGCAGCGAAGCCGCCCGTCACGCGCGTGGATTCAAGCGTGGCCTTCGAGGAGCTGCGCTACCGCTCGTACCCCTCCTTCACCCGGATCGTTGTCGAAGCGGCCGCCGGGCTCTCTTACCTCACTGCGGCCGGCCGCACCGAGATCCGCGTGAGGCTGAGCGGGCTCAACGTGCCGGGCGTCCATCTCGAGGAGATCGGCGACGGGCTCGTCAAGGAGGCGCGTCTCGAGGCGGCCGGGCCCGACGGCCTGCTCAACATCGTCCTCGAGGGCCCCGCCGCCGAAGTCAAGACCGCCTCGCTCCAGGATCCCTTCCGCGTGGTCGTGGACATCTACCGCGCGAAAGAGAGCGTGGGCACTGAAGGCCCGCGGACCAACAACGGCGGCGCGCCGCCGCTCAAGCTGATCGTGCTCGACGCGGGCCACGGCGGCCACGACCCCGGCGCCAGGGGACCCAACGGCGTCCGGGAAAAGGACGTGGTCCTCGATGTGACCCGGCGCGCCGCGCGCATGATCGAAGACGGCCTCGGCATCAAGGTGGTCCTGACGCGCAGCACGGACGTCTTCGTGCCGCTCCGCGAGCGGACCAACTTCGCCAACAAGCAGCGCGCCGCCCTCTTCGTCTCCGTCCACGCCAACGCGCACCCGCGATCCGTCTCCGAGGGCGTCGAGACCTACTTCCTCTCCTCCGAGGCGACGGACAACGAGGCCAGGCAGATCGCCGCCATCGAGAACGACGTCGTCCAGCTCGAGAATCCCCAGTCGCGCCAGAAGACGGATCTCCTCAAGAGCATCCTCTGGGACATGGCCCAGTCCGAGTTCCAGCAGGAGTCGAGCTTCCTCGCCGAGACCGTCCAGGACTCGATGACCCAGTCGCTCCGCCTCACCAACCGCGGCGTCAAGCAGGCGGGCTTCTACGTGCTGGGCGGCGCCGCCATGCCGGCCATCCTGATCGAGATCGGCTTCCTGACGAACCCGAAGGAGGAGAAGAAACTCTCTTCCCCCGAGCACCGGGAAGCGATCGCCCGCGCCATCTACGCGAGCCTCGCCGAGTACAAGCGCCGCTACGACCAGCGCGTGCGTACGGTTCAAACACAACCGCTCAGGAGCGAGGCCTCTAGATGACCGTCAGGCACGACGGCCGGGCCTCGGACCAGCTGCGCCTCGTCCGGATCACCCGCGACTACCTGCGCCACCCCGAGGGTTCGGTCCTCGTCGAGTTCGGAGACACCAAGGTTATCTGCACGGCGTCCATCGAGGAAAAGGTGCCGCCCTTCCTCAAGGGACAGGGCAAGGGCTGGGTGACCGCGGAGTACGGCATGCTGCCGCGCTCGACCAACACGCGCATGAATCGCGAGCGGAACGGGCCCTCCGGGCGATCGCAGGAGATCCAGCGGCTCGTGGGCCGCTCGCTCCGCGCCGTGGTCGAGATGGCGAAGCTGGGCGAGCGCACCGTCTGGGTCGACTGCGACGTGATCCAGGCCGACGGCGGCACGCGCACGGCCGCGATCACCGGCAGCTTCATCGCCATGGCGGACGCCATCGGCACCGTTGTCAAGGCCGGGGCGCTGCCGAGCACGCCCGTGCGGGACTGCGTCGCCGCGATCAGCGTCGGCATCGTCGGGGGCGCGCCCGCGCTCGACCTGAACTACGTCGAGGATTCGACCGCCGAGGTGGACATGAACGTGGTCATGACTGGCGCCGGCGCATTCGTGGAGGTGCAGGGGACGGCCGAGCAGACGCCGTTCGGCCGGGACAGCCTGGCCGCCATGCTGGCGCTGGCAGAGCAGGGCATCGGGCGCCTGATCGCCCTCCAGCGCCGCGCCGTCGAGGCGCGAGGCGAGGCGGCCTTCGTCCTCTGAGTTAGCGTCCTCTGAGCGGGCGCTGGTGCTGGCCACGGCCAACCGCGCCAAGGCGCGCGAGATGGCCGCGCTCCTCTCGGGCATCCCCTTCCGCATCCTGAATCTCGCGGACTGTCCCGGCGTCACCCTGCCTCCCGAGGGCGAATCATCCTACGCGGAGAACGCCCTCGCAAAGGCGCGTGCCGTCGCCTTCGCGACCGGCGAGATGTCCCTGGCGGACGACTCGGGAATCGAGGTGGATGCCCTCGGCGGCGGCCCCGGTGTGCTCTCGGCTCGCTATGGGGGCCTGGGCTTGAGCGATCCCGAACGCTGCGAGCTGATGCTCAGGGAGATGGCGGCAGTCCCGCGCGAGCGGCGGACCGCGCGCTTTCGCTGCCTCATCGCCATCGTCTGCCCGCGCCGCCGCCGCGAGATGACCTTCGAAGGCGTGGTCGAAGGCGCCCTGCTGGAGGCGCCGCGCGGCGACGGCGGCTTCGGTTACGACCCGCTCTTCTTCTACCCACCGCTCGGGCGCGGCTTTGCCGAGCTCGCGGCCGATGAGAAGAACCGCGTCAGCCATCGCGCGCAGGCATGTCAGCAAGCCCGCGCCTGGCTGCTTTCCGAGCCTTGAACGGCCGTCGGGCCGGGCGGTATACTCGCGAGGACATACCGGGGTGTGGCGCAGCCTGGTAGCGCACCTGCTTTGGGAGCAGGGGGTCGGAGGTTCAAATCCTCTCACCCCGACCAGTTCACGACTCGCCGGCGGCCGCGGGGTTTGGGGTCGCCGGCGGGTCTTCCTTGCAGCGCACCGTGCAGCATGACCTCGTGGTCTCGAGGAGGAGATGTCTATGCCAATCGTCAGGCGGGTCACGTACTTCAAGATGATGGTGCCGAACCGTCCGGGACAGGGGGCGCGGGCCCTCAGCGTGCTCCATCAGGCCGGCATCAACCTGGTCGCCTTCTCCGGCTTTCCGCACCGGGGCGGCGCCCAGATGGACTTCATCCCCGCGAAGCCGTCCGCCTTCCGCAAGGTGGCCCGGAAGAACAAGTGGAAGATCGCCGCCCCCAAGCGCGCCTTCCTCGTGCGCGGCGCAGATCGAGTCGGCGCGGGGGCCAAGCTCATGGCCAAGCTCGCGGCGAAGCGGATCAACGTCATCGCCATCGATGCCGTCCACGCCGGCAGCGGCCGCTACGGCGCCATCCTCTGGGTCTCTCCCGGCCAGTACGGCAAAGCGGCGCGCGTGCTCGGGGCCAGATAGGCACACGGCAGGGAGCGCCATGATGGAGCGGGATGCGGGCCTGTCCCGGCGGGATCTACTGCGCCTGGCCGCCGTCGCGGCCGGCCTCGTGGTGGTGCGGGGTCCGGCGGCGCAGGCCGCGTCGCCGGGTCCTGGCGGTCCGCCCGCGGACGAGGTGCTCCAGCGGCTCCTCGAGGGCAATCAGCGGTTCGTGAAGGGGGAGACGACGAGCCTGCGCCGCAGCCCCGGCGACTTCCGGCCGCTCGCCGAGGGGCAGCGGCCCATGGCCGTCATCGTCGGCTGCGCGGATTCGCGCGTGTCGCCCGAGCTTCTCTTCGACCAAGGCATCGGCGATCTCTTCGTGGTCCGCGTGGCCGGCAACGTCGTCAGCGGGGCGGGCCCGCCGGTGAAGGGCAGCATCGAGTACGGCGTGGCCGAGTTGGGCGTGTCGCTTATCATGGTGCTGGGTCACGGCGAGTGTGGGGCGGTCAAGGCCGCTATCAAGCACATGGACGACAAGGAGCCCCTGCCCGGCGCCATCGGCCCGCTGATCAACAGTATCCGCCCCGCCGTGTTGAAGGCCAAGGGACGCCCGGGGACCCTGCTCGACAATGCGATACGCGCCAACGTCGAGATCGGCGTGGCAGTGCTCCGAAGCCTTCAGCCCATCGTGGCTCCGGCGGTGAAGCGCGGCCGGGTCAAGGTCGTCGGAGCCGTGTACGACCTGCGCACGGGCAGCGTTACGCTGACCGTGTGAGACCGCCAGTCACTTAGACGTTGCTCCGCGGCCTCCGCGCCCGCCATAATCCTCTTCGGGCGCCCGTAGCTCAGGTGGATAGAGCATCGGCCTTCTAAGCCGAGGGTCGGGGGTTCGAATCCCTCCGGGCGCGCCATTCCGTTTCTCACCTCGTTCTCACGGTCCCTTCCGCGGCGCGCTGCCAGGCGCGATATGTCTCGTTCGCGAGAATGCCAAGCGCGATCGTGATGAACAAGATCCCGAGGCCGAAGGTCAGCCGCCCGAGCGTCTGCGCCCAGTTGAGCAGCCCCAACTGTCCCAGCAGGTAGTGCCAATCGTGGCCGGCAGGGTCGCCGCCGAGAAGCGGCAGCGCCCGGTTCTTGGCGTCGGCCATGTAGATGGCGACATCCGTGACGCTCTCACCGGTCCAGAAGAGGGCGACGGCGAAAGAACCGGGCTGGCGCTGCTTGAGAAAGGTCCACGCGCAGACGGCCGGCAGGAGCACCTGGAGCGCCGAGCCGCCGAGGACGTAGAGGAAGCGAGGCAGGAAGGTCGCGAAAACGTGGCCGGCCTCGTGGATGACGAGGTCGATGCCGTGAATGAAGCGCAGCGGCCCGGTCGTGGCATTGAAATCTAGCTCGCGATCGAGGATCTGCCAGCCGAGCGCCGCCATCACGAGCAGGCCGAGGGCCCGGCCGGCGACGGCAGCCCACAACACGAGGGGAGCCGCTAGCCTCCGGCCTTGGCTACGGGAGCGGTGGCCGCGGCCTGATGGCCGTTGTCGTCGATGGCGCAAGCCGCGGGGGCGCCCTCGCGGTGGATCGACAGGTCCCGGATGCTCGGATGCTCGCCGCACACCGGGCATTTCGGATCGCGCCTGAGCTTGACCTCGCGGAAGCGCATCCCGAGGGCGTCGTAGGTCAGGAGCCGCCCGATGAGGGGATCACCGATGCCCAGCAGGAGCTTGATGGCCTCGGTCGCCTGCACCAGTCCGATCACGCCTGGGAGCACGCCCAGGACCCCGGCCTCGCTTCAGGAGGGAACGAGGCCCGCCGGCGGCTGCGTGGGATAGAGGCAGCGGTAGCAGGGGCCCTGCCCGGGCACGAAGACCGTCGCCATCCCCTCGAACTGGAAGATCGAGCCGTGGACATTGGTCTTGCCCGCGAGGCAGCAGGCGTCGTTGACGAGGTATCGGGTGTCGAAGTTGTCCGAGCCGTCCACGACGAGGTCGTAGTCCTTGATGATGTCCATCACGTTGTCCACGTCGATGCGCGTGGGCAGCTTGATGACGTTGACGTCGGGGTTGAGCGCCTGGATGGTCTCGGCGCCGGAGTCCACCTTGGAGCGTCCGACGCTGGCCGTCGTGTGGAGCACCTGGCGCTGAAGGTTGGAAACGTCTACGACGTCGCCGTCCATGAGCCCGAGAGTGCCGACGCCCGCGGCGGCGAGATACAGCGCCGTCGGCGAGCCGAGCCCGCCCGCGCCGATCAGCAGCACCTTCGATCGCAGGAGCTTGCGCTGCCCCTTCTCGCCGACCTGCGGGAGGAGGAAGTGGCGGCTGTAGCGCTGGATCTGCTCGCTGCCGAGCGGCGCGTCCTTCACGACGCCGAGTCCCGACTGGGCCCAGCGCTGGAAGCCGCCCTGGAGGTTGACCACGTTCGTGTAGCCGAGATCGTGGAGCGCCTTGGCCGCGAGCATGGAGCGCAGGCCGGTCTGGCAGTACAGCACGATGGGCGTCGTCTGATCGGCCGCGGCCGTGCCGATGCGGAACTCTAGGAATCCGCGGCTGATGTTGTTCGCGCCTTCGATCGAGCCGTCGCGGTACTCGTCGGGATCGCGCACATCGATGACCACGACGCTCTCGCCCGCGTCGAGCCGCTTCTTGAGCTCTGCCGGCGGCTGTTCCGGGATGACCTGCCTGGCCTCGCCCAGCATCTCCTTCAACGTCTTCATGCGATCGCTCCTTGCGGCGGTTGCGTCTTTGGAATCAACAGGTTCATATTACCACCATTCCCGGTCGGAGCAAAGAAGAAGGCCCTCCTCCCTGTCGGAGCCGGAACAAGACTGCTATAATCGGCCGCAAAATGAAAGGGTTAATCCTCTCCGGCGGGCGCGGGACGCGACTCCGCCCCATCACCTTTACCTCGGCCAAGCAGCTGATCCCGGTGGCCAACAAGCCTATCCTCTTCTATGGGATCGAGGCGCTGGCGGCCTCCGGCATCCGCGAGATCGGCATCGTGGTCGGCGAGACACACCAGGAGATCCGTGACGCCGTCGGCGACGGCTCGCGCTTCGGCGTCAGGGTCACCTATATCCAGCAAGATGCTCCGCTTGGGCTTGCTCACGCCGTGCTGGTATCGGAGCCCTTCCTCGGGTCCGATTCCTTTTGCATGTACCTCGGCGATAACTTAATCCGCGAGAAGCTCGAGCCGCTCGTCACGCGCTTCCGCGACGAGAAGCCGCAGAGCCAGATCCTGCTGGCCCGCGTGCCCGATCCGACCCAGTTCGGCGTGGCCGAGCTCCGGGACGGCAAGGTGGTGCGGCTCATCGAGAAGCCCAAGGTCCCGCCGTCCGACCTGGCGCTGGTCGGTGTCTACATGTTCGACGCGACGATCTTCCAGGCCGTCAACGCCATCAAGCCTTCGGCGCGCGGCGAGCTCGAGATCACCGACGCGATCCAGTGGCTCATCGACCAGGGGCACGTCGTCCGGCCGCACGTCATTGAAGGCTGGTGGAAGGACACGGGCAAGCTCGAGGACATGCTCGAGGCCAACCGCATCATCCTCGACACGCTCCTGCCGAGGACGGACGGCGTCGTCGAGGACTCCGACATCGCGGGCAAGGTCGTGGTCGAGGCCGGCGCGCGGGTGGTCAAGAGCACGGTGCGGGGGCCGGCGATCATCGGCAAGGGCGCGGTGATCGAGAGCGCCTACATCGGGCCCTTCACCTCCATCGGCGACGGCGTCGTGGTGCGGGGCAGCGAGGTCGAGCACTCCATCGTGCTCGAGGGCTCCAGCATCTCGGACATCGGCGGCCGCATCGAGTCGAGCCTCATCGGGCGCAACGTGTCCATCCACAGGAGCGCGCGCAAGCCGAGGTCGTTCAACTTCATGCTGGGCGACCGCAGCGAGGTTGGGCTCGTCTGATGCGCCTCAACGACGACGCCCAGCGCGCCTACTCGGTGCAGGACTACGCCGCGCAGCCGGCCATCCAGGGCGTGGAGCTCGTCGACCTCAAGCGCTTCGCGGACGACGGCGGGAACTTCACGGAGCTCGGGCGTCTCGGCGCCGGCATCCACGCCGGGCTTCCGGGCTTCGAGGTCAAGCAGATCAACTACAGCGAGCTGGAGCCCGGCGCGATCAAGGCCTTCCATATCCACCGGGGTCAGACGGACGTCTGGTTCGTCCCGCCCGCCGACAAGATGCTCCTGGTGCTGCTCGACGTCCGCGCGGGCTCGCCGACTTCGAGCGTCGCGCGCCGGCTGGTGCTGGGCGACGGCGCCTCACGCCTCGTACGCATTCCGCCTGGCGTGGCGCACGGCGTGAGGAATCTCGCCGCGACGCGGGGGCGGATCATCTATTTCGTCGACGTCCAGTTCCAGGCGGCCCCGGCCGAGTGCGAGGAGGGGCGGCTGCCCTGGGACTTCGCCGGCGCCGGCGTCTGGGACGTCGTGCGGGGATAGGCCGCCGGTGAAGATCCTCGTGACGGGTGGGGCGGGCTTCATCGGCTCCAACTATGTCCGCCACGTCCTGACGAGTCACCCCGAGGACGCGGTGGTCAACCTCGACAAGCTGACCTACGCGGGCAACCTCGAGAACCTCCGCGACGTCGAGAAGGACCCCCGCTACCGTTTCGTCCACGGCGACATCTGCGATCGCGCCGTCGTGGACGAAGCGATGGATGGGGCGGCGGCGGTCGTTCACTTCGCCGCCGAGACCCACGTGGATCGCTCGAACGCGGGCGCCGGCGAGTTCCTCAAGACCAACGTCGGCGGCACCTTCACGCTCCTCGAGGCGGCGCGGGAGCGGAAGATCGGGCGCTTCCTCGCCGTCGGGACCGACGAGGTGTACGGGAGCATCGCCAAGGGCGGCGCGCGCGAGCTC from Candidatus Methylomirabilota bacterium encodes:
- a CDS encoding carbonic anhydrase, whose amino-acid sequence is MMERDAGLSRRDLLRLAAVAAGLVVVRGPAAQAASPGPGGPPADEVLQRLLEGNQRFVKGETTSLRRSPGDFRPLAEGQRPMAVIVGCADSRVSPELLFDQGIGDLFVVRVAGNVVSGAGPPVKGSIEYGVAELGVSLIMVLGHGECGAVKAAIKHMDDKEPLPGAIGPLINSIRPAVLKAKGRPGTLLDNAIRANVEIGVAVLRSLQPIVAPAVKRGRVKVVGAVYDLRTGSVTLTV
- a CDS encoding dTDP-4-dehydrorhamnose 3,5-epimerase family protein, whose protein sequence is MRLNDDAQRAYSVQDYAAQPAIQGVELVDLKRFADDGGNFTELGRLGAGIHAGLPGFEVKQINYSELEPGAIKAFHIHRGQTDVWFVPPADKMLLVLLDVRAGSPTSSVARRLVLGDGASRLVRIPPGVAHGVRNLAATRGRIIYFVDVQFQAAPAECEEGRLPWDFAGAGVWDVVRG
- a CDS encoding glucose-1-phosphate thymidylyltransferase, whose amino-acid sequence is MKGLILSGGRGTRLRPITFTSAKQLIPVANKPILFYGIEALAASGIREIGIVVGETHQEIRDAVGDGSRFGVRVTYIQQDAPLGLAHAVLVSEPFLGSDSFCMYLGDNLIREKLEPLVTRFRDEKPQSQILLARVPDPTQFGVAELRDGKVVRLIEKPKVPPSDLALVGVYMFDATIFQAVNAIKPSARGELEITDAIQWLIDQGHVVRPHVIEGWWKDTGKLEDMLEANRIILDTLLPRTDGVVEDSDIAGKVVVEAGARVVKSTVRGPAIIGKGAVIESAYIGPFTSIGDGVVVRGSEVEHSIVLEGSSISDIGGRIESSLIGRNVSIHRSARKPRSFNFMLGDRSEVGLV